CAGGTACTCCCGCGGCTAAGAGATTTCCACCCAGGCGTCCACTCTTTTCATAAATTACCGGTTTGTGTCCACGCAACGCTAAAACCCTTGCAGCTTCACAACCGGCGACGCCTCCACCAACAATGAGTACTTTTTTGCTTTTAAGCGCTGGAATCAGCGCTGCTTCTCTCTCTCTGGATGTTGCGGGATTGACTGCACAGTTTATTGCTGAATATTCCTGGATACGTCCCATGCAACCTTCTTGACAAGACAAACAGGGCCGGATAGAAGCGATATTCCCGGAGCGAAGTTTGTTCACATAATCCGGATCGGCCAGAAGTGGGCGTCCCATGCTGACAATATCACATGCTCCTTCTTCAACCGCACTTAAAGCCAGGTCAGGATTGTCCATACGGCCTGCGCACAGAATGGGAACATCAACAACTTCTTTTATTATTTTCGCATATGGAATATAGAGGCCTTTTTCCTGGTACATGGGGGGATGGCTCCACCACCAGGCATCGTAGGATCCAACGTCGATATCCAGCGCGTCATAGCCATAGGCTACGAGTAATTTTGCTGCTTCTATACCTTCCGGGATATCTCTGCCCTTTTCTTCAAAAACTTCACCGGGTAAAGCTCCTTCACGCCAATCCTTGATAAAGCTTTTTGGACTGTATCTTAATGCAACAGGAAAATCCTTACCGCACCTTTCCTTAATCTCTTCTACGACTTCCCTGGCAAATCTTAAACGGTTTTCAAGGGATCCACCATATTCATCGGTTCGTTGATTGAAAAATGAAATTGCAAATTGGTCAAGGAGGTAGCCTTCATGAACTGCATGGATTTGAACGCCGTCAAAACCTGCACGCTTTGCATGGAAGGCGCCCTCTCCAAACTTTTTGACAATGGAGCGAATCTCTTCCTTGGTTAATTCCCGGCAGGTTTTGTCAAGCCAGCGGTGTTGAATCGGGGAAGGCGCCACAGGCGGGTACTCTCCCAAGTTAGTAGGAATAGTTACCCTGCCGAAGCCCCCACTGAGCTGGAGAAATATTTTACTGTTATAGGCATGGATACGTTCCGTCATTTCGCGGCTGGTACGGATAAAATGGACAGGATTATGGGTGGAACAGGGACAGTTAGGCATTCCATGCTCTTCAACTTCATTATCTACAAATGTAACACCTGTAATGATTAGTCCGGTGCCTCCACGAGCGCGAGCTGTATAATAGTCTATACCCCGCTGGTTAAAACCTCCTTCGGCATCCGCTAATCCCAATGGTCCCATGGGCGCCATGGCAAAACGGTTCTTCAGTTCTAGAGAGCCAATTTTTACTGGTTCAAACAACCTTTTGTACTTTTGCATCGCACCAGTGCCTCCCTTTTTTTGCAAAATTCATCTAATGGATTCACTGAATCCGTTTGGTTAATGATATTAAACAAAACGTAATATGTCAAGCAATATGTTTTATGTATTCAATATTTAACCAATAGAATTAACGTGCGTAATCATAGGGACAATCCATATATTGTCAATACATCTAAGCACTCATACACCCTGCACTTTGCGTTTGCATGTTTTCCCACCGATAGTGCTCAAGTATACCTTGCTTGCTATGGACGGATCCAAGGCAGCCGTATGTTCATCAAGCTATAACAGCTTCGGCTTGACGATGGTAGGAGAAGCGTATAAATATAAAAATCGCCAGCCCTCAAGCTGACGATGTAAGGATAACGGTGTATTTTATTTTTCTTCGTTTTCATATGAATAATGGAAGGCTCTCTTTAACTTATATGAATGGTCAGTATTTAACCTCACAAGTTCTGGTTAGAGAATTACCTATTTAGTTAACTGATCAGATGGCGTCTCATGCGGTAACAATGCGGCTGTCTGCCTGTAAGCCAAGTTTCTCAACAGCGTGCTCCCGCATCTTATATTTCATAATTTTCCCGGCGGCATTCATCGGGAAGTCGTTGACGAAATTGACGTAGCGTGGAGTTTTGTGCTTGGCCATGTGTGAACGGATGTAATCCTTAAGTTCATCGGCAGTCATTGTTTCATTATCCTTGAGTATCACGCACGCCATAATCTCCTCGCCGTACTGTTTGTCGGGCACACCAATCACCTGAACGTCCTTGACTTTAGGATGTGTATAGATAAAATCCTCAATTTCCTTGGGATAGATATTCTCGCCGCCCCGAATGATCATATCCTTGATACGGCCGGTAATTTTGTAGTACCCATTTTCATCACGCCTTGCCAGATCGCCGGTGTGAAGCCACCCGTTTTCATCAATGGCGTTTTTCGTCGCCTCAGGCATTTTGTAGTAACCCTTCATGATGTTGTAGCCGCGCGCCACTAATTCACCATCAACATTATCGGGCAAATCCTCGCCGGTCTCGGGATCAACAATCTTGCATTCAAC
This region of Pelotomaculum schinkii genomic DNA includes:
- a CDS encoding FAD-dependent oxidoreductase, translating into MQKYKRLFEPVKIGSLELKNRFAMAPMGPLGLADAEGGFNQRGIDYYTARARGGTGLIITGVTFVDNEVEEHGMPNCPCSTHNPVHFIRTSREMTERIHAYNSKIFLQLSGGFGRVTIPTNLGEYPPVAPSPIQHRWLDKTCRELTKEEIRSIVKKFGEGAFHAKRAGFDGVQIHAVHEGYLLDQFAISFFNQRTDEYGGSLENRLRFAREVVEEIKERCGKDFPVALRYSPKSFIKDWREGALPGEVFEEKGRDIPEGIEAAKLLVAYGYDALDIDVGSYDAWWWSHPPMYQEKGLYIPYAKIIKEVVDVPILCAGRMDNPDLALSAVEEGACDIVSMGRPLLADPDYVNKLRSGNIASIRPCLSCQEGCMGRIQEYSAINCAVNPATSREREAALIPALKSKKVLIVGGGVAGCEAARVLALRGHKPVIYEKSGRLGGNLLAAGVPDFKEDDLALVAWYEHTLKELDVEIKFNTEVTPALVKENGADTVIIATGSKPKLFNLGDNSKVFTAAEVLLGNADAGSEVVVVGGGLVGCELALWLARKNKKVTIVEILDRLLALNGPLCHANSEMLERLIPYNGIEVLTSSKVIKTTEKGVLVDVNGKEREIKADSIVLAVGYNSVNDLYEALKYELADIHLIGDARNVANIMYAVWDAYEVAANL